Proteins from a genomic interval of Shewanella seohaensis:
- a CDS encoding D-alanine--D-alanine ligase yields MSKINLLLLCGGGSAEHDISLLSANYFETSLAKSEQFNVLRVVLDKFGQYQTAAGDDCELTNNREIRFRDETKAPWPVDYVIPCIHGYPGETGDIQSYFNLIQLPYFGCESEASSNCFNKITAKMWFSALGIPNTPYIFLNQYDDEAIAQTQAALENWGSIFVKAASQGSSVGCYKVDDSNKVAGVLKDAFGYAPYVIVEKTIKARELEVAVYEYQGEVVATLPGEIICDSNTFYTFDEKYAKSSKARTDVVAQNVPTDISEQIRAYAIKAFKGMKLRHLSRIDFFLTQDNEILLNEINTFPGSTPISMFPKMLQNHGHDFTEYLSLVINGQLAAK; encoded by the coding sequence ATGTCAAAAATCAATTTACTTTTGCTGTGCGGCGGTGGAAGTGCGGAACACGATATTTCCCTACTGTCGGCTAATTATTTTGAAACCTCATTAGCAAAATCCGAGCAGTTTAATGTACTGCGCGTAGTACTGGACAAGTTTGGCCAATACCAAACCGCCGCTGGCGATGACTGTGAGCTGACCAATAACCGCGAAATCCGCTTCCGTGATGAGACCAAGGCGCCTTGGCCTGTGGATTATGTGATCCCTTGCATTCACGGCTATCCGGGCGAGACAGGCGACATCCAGTCGTACTTTAACCTTATTCAACTGCCCTACTTTGGTTGCGAATCCGAAGCCAGCAGCAACTGTTTTAACAAGATCACCGCTAAGATGTGGTTCAGTGCCTTAGGCATTCCTAACACACCTTATATCTTCTTAAATCAATACGATGATGAAGCGATTGCCCAAACCCAAGCCGCGCTCGAAAATTGGGGTTCGATTTTCGTTAAAGCCGCATCTCAGGGCTCTTCTGTGGGTTGCTATAAAGTCGATGACAGCAACAAAGTCGCTGGCGTGTTAAAAGATGCCTTTGGTTATGCACCCTATGTGATTGTCGAAAAAACCATTAAAGCCCGTGAGCTTGAAGTCGCTGTTTATGAGTATCAAGGCGAAGTGGTTGCGACCCTGCCTGGCGAAATCATCTGCGATAGTAATACCTTCTACACCTTCGATGAAAAATACGCCAAGAGCAGTAAGGCCCGCACCGATGTGGTCGCGCAAAACGTACCAACTGACATTAGCGAGCAGATCCGCGCCTATGCGATTAAAGCCTTTAAGGGCATGAAGCTTCGCCATCTGTCACGCATCGACTTTTTCTTAACCCAAGATAATGAAATCCTGCTCAACGAAATCAATACCTTCCCGGGTTCGACGCCGATTTCGATGTTCCCTAAGATGTTACAAAACCATGGGCATGATTTTACCGAATACTTAAGTTTGGTGATTAACGGCCAGCTAGCGGCTAAGTGA
- the asnS gene encoding asparagine--tRNA ligase: MSIASVASVFKGEYAVGSTVTVRGWVRTRRDSKAGISFLAVYDGSCFNPIQGVVPNSLENYDNEVLKLTAGCSVIVTGEIVESPGAGQAYELQVTHVEVTGWVEDPDTYPMAAKRHSIEHLRELAHLRPRTNIIGAVARVRNCLSQAIHRFYHENGFVWVSTPLITASDCEGAGEMFRVSTLDMENLPRTSDGKVDYDKDFFGKEAFLTVSGQLNGETYACALSKIYTFGPTFRAENSNTSRHLAEFWMVEPEVAFATLSDIASLAEGMLKYAFNAVLAERMDDLQFFAQHVDKTVIERLQSFVSSDFAQVDYTDAVEILQKCGREFEFPVSWGIDLSSEHERYLAEEHFKAPVVVKNYPKDIKAFYMRLNEDGKTVAAMDVLAPGIGEIIGGSQREERLDVLDMRLEEMDLNKEDYWWYRDLRRYGTVPHAGFGLGFERLVSYVTGVSNIRDVIPFPRAPRTANF, from the coding sequence ATGAGCATTGCATCGGTCGCTTCTGTATTTAAAGGTGAGTACGCAGTTGGTTCGACAGTCACAGTCCGTGGCTGGGTCAGAACCCGTCGTGACTCGAAAGCTGGCATCTCTTTTTTAGCTGTCTATGACGGCTCCTGCTTTAATCCTATCCAAGGTGTTGTGCCAAATAGCTTAGAAAATTACGACAACGAAGTGTTAAAGCTGACAGCTGGCTGCTCTGTGATCGTAACCGGTGAGATTGTGGAATCTCCTGGCGCTGGCCAAGCCTATGAGCTGCAAGTCACACACGTTGAAGTGACGGGTTGGGTTGAAGATCCAGACACTTACCCAATGGCGGCTAAGCGTCACTCAATCGAGCATTTACGCGAATTGGCGCACTTACGCCCACGTACCAACATCATTGGTGCCGTTGCCCGCGTACGTAACTGTTTATCTCAAGCGATTCACCGTTTCTACCACGAAAATGGTTTCGTGTGGGTGTCTACACCGCTGATCACCGCATCAGACTGTGAAGGCGCGGGTGAAATGTTCCGTGTCTCCACACTGGATATGGAAAACCTGCCGCGCACCAGCGATGGCAAAGTAGACTATGACAAAGACTTCTTCGGTAAAGAGGCTTTCTTAACCGTATCGGGCCAGCTGAACGGCGAAACCTACGCCTGCGCCCTGTCAAAAATCTATACCTTTGGTCCGACATTCCGTGCTGAAAACTCAAACACCAGCCGCCACTTAGCGGAATTCTGGATGGTTGAGCCAGAAGTGGCCTTCGCGACCTTAAGCGATATCGCAAGCCTTGCCGAAGGCATGCTGAAATACGCCTTTAACGCGGTATTAGCTGAGCGTATGGACGATTTACAATTCTTCGCCCAGCACGTGGATAAAACCGTGATTGAGCGTCTGCAGTCTTTCGTATCGAGTGATTTCGCCCAAGTGGATTACACCGATGCGGTTGAGATCCTGCAAAAATGTGGTCGTGAGTTCGAATTCCCAGTGTCTTGGGGTATCGACTTATCCTCTGAGCACGAGCGTTATCTGGCCGAAGAGCACTTCAAAGCCCCCGTGGTTGTGAAGAACTATCCAAAAGATATCAAAGCTTTCTACATGCGCCTCAACGAAGACGGTAAAACCGTTGCCGCAATGGACGTATTAGCCCCAGGCATAGGTGAAATCATCGGTGGTTCACAACGTGAAGAGCGTTTAGACGTACTGGATATGCGTTTAGAAGAAATGGATCTGAACAAAGAAGATTACTGGTGGTACCGCGATCTGCGCCGTTACGGCACAGTTCCACACGCAGGTTTCGGTCTGGGCTTCGAGCGTTTAGTGTCTTACGTGACGGGCGTATCGAACATCCGTGACGTGATCCCATTCCCACGCGCGCCTCGCACTGCGAACTTCTAA
- a CDS encoding CoA pyrophosphatase, which yields MDQAEFRLRFNLHPLATQDPAAIPHLGLRKAAVLIPLLEIQGELSLILTQRPMHLRAHPGQISFPGGKIEPTDSSAITAALREAEEEIGLCRENVEVIGTFPAHNTFTGFEITPVVGMIKQDFALRLDPGEVADCFTVPLSFFIEPQNRHRKQFLRQGRYYSVHFIPYQQRFIWGATAAIIDHLCRHLSLPEEML from the coding sequence ATGGATCAAGCGGAATTTAGACTCAGATTTAATCTGCATCCTTTAGCCACGCAAGATCCGGCGGCTATTCCTCACCTTGGGTTGCGTAAAGCCGCGGTACTGATCCCCTTGCTGGAAATCCAGGGCGAGCTCAGTCTGATTTTAACCCAAAGGCCGATGCACCTTAGGGCGCACCCAGGGCAAATTAGCTTTCCTGGCGGCAAGATTGAACCCACTGACAGCAGTGCCATTACGGCCGCGCTGCGGGAAGCGGAAGAAGAAATTGGTCTTTGCCGGGAAAATGTTGAAGTGATAGGCACCTTCCCCGCCCATAACACCTTTACCGGTTTTGAAATCACCCCAGTGGTGGGCATGATTAAGCAGGATTTTGCCTTAAGGCTCGATCCCGGTGAAGTCGCCGATTGCTTTACCGTGCCCTTAAGCTTTTTTATCGAACCGCAAAATCGCCACCGCAAACAGTTTTTACGCCAAGGGCGTTATTACAGCGTGCATTTTATTCCGTATCAGCAGCGTTTTATCTGGGGCGCAACAGCGGCGATTATCGATCACCTCTGTCGGCATTTGAGTCTTCCCGAGGAGATGCTGTAA
- the pabB gene encoding aminodeoxychorismate synthase component I, whose amino-acid sequence MANRAALPLAVRQLDWTFSTAAIFEHFAAEPWSILLDSANAPHQDAKFDMICAGPIATLITQGERTDIQVHQPELAKPTHLSPQDDPFTQVKQLLRHWYPHSFACDLPFSGGAMGSFSYDLGRRIEQLPCTAAQDIHLGEMNIGFYDWALIFDYQQQSWFMVHYLGDAALDTQLKIIEAKIAQPTKQAEFHLTSPWSAQLTKALYTSKFNQVQAYLHSGDCYQINLTQRFEAEYQGDEWRAYCKLRSANQAPFSAFMRLDANAILSISPERFIQLRGDDIQTKPIKGTLPRHSDPMLDKQAAQALAHSTKDRAENVMIVDLLRNDIGKVAAPGTVQVPHLFAVESFPAVHHLVSTVTAKLDPQYHACDLLRAAFPGGSITGAPKIRAMEIIEELEPSRRSLYCGSMGYISQDGQMDTSITIRTIVAEQGKLYCWAGGGIVADSNVDAEYQESFDKVSRILPLLDSPQ is encoded by the coding sequence ATGGCAAATAGGGCGGCATTACCGCTGGCAGTACGCCAACTTGACTGGACTTTCAGCACAGCAGCAATCTTCGAACACTTTGCGGCAGAACCTTGGTCGATACTGCTCGACTCGGCCAATGCGCCCCATCAGGACGCTAAATTCGATATGATTTGCGCAGGTCCCATCGCCACCCTCATCACCCAAGGCGAGCGGACTGACATTCAAGTTCATCAGCCTGAATTAGCCAAACCGACTCACCTCAGCCCGCAGGATGACCCTTTTACGCAGGTCAAGCAGTTGCTGCGCCATTGGTATCCACACTCTTTTGCCTGCGATTTGCCCTTTAGTGGCGGCGCCATGGGCAGCTTTAGTTATGATTTAGGCCGTCGAATTGAACAGCTCCCCTGCACTGCGGCGCAGGATATTCACCTCGGCGAGATGAATATTGGCTTTTACGACTGGGCATTGATTTTCGATTATCAGCAGCAAAGCTGGTTTATGGTGCACTATTTAGGGGATGCCGCCCTCGATACTCAATTGAAAATAATTGAAGCAAAAATAGCCCAACCCACAAAACAGGCCGAATTTCATCTCACAAGCCCTTGGTCGGCGCAGCTGACCAAAGCCCTGTACACCTCAAAATTTAATCAAGTGCAGGCGTATCTGCATAGCGGCGATTGCTATCAAATTAATTTAACCCAGCGCTTTGAAGCAGAGTATCAAGGCGATGAATGGCGCGCTTACTGCAAGCTACGAAGTGCCAATCAAGCGCCCTTCTCCGCCTTTATGCGGCTTGATGCCAATGCGATTTTATCGATTTCGCCCGAGCGTTTTATTCAGCTGCGCGGTGACGACATTCAAACCAAACCAATTAAAGGCACCCTGCCGCGCCATAGCGACCCGATGCTAGATAAGCAAGCAGCGCAAGCCCTTGCCCATTCGACCAAGGATCGCGCCGAAAACGTGATGATTGTGGATTTACTGCGCAATGACATAGGTAAAGTCGCCGCGCCCGGCACTGTGCAAGTGCCACATCTATTTGCCGTTGAAAGCTTTCCTGCGGTGCACCATTTAGTCAGTACCGTTACCGCCAAACTCGACCCACAATACCACGCCTGTGATTTGCTGCGGGCGGCCTTTCCTGGCGGCTCGATTACCGGAGCGCCTAAAATCCGCGCCATGGAAATTATTGAAGAACTGGAACCCTCACGTCGCAGTCTGTATTGTGGCTCCATGGGGTATATCAGCCAAGATGGGCAAATGGACACCAGTATCACCATCCGCACTATTGTGGCAGAGCAAGGTAAACTCTATTGCTGGGCGGGTGGCGGTATAGTCGCGGACTCTAATGTCGATGCCGAATATCAAGAAAGCTTCGATAAAGTCAGTCGCATCTTACCCTTACTCGATAGTCCTCAATAA
- a CDS encoding fumarate hydratase, whose product MSSHHETSENVVIKQADFIESVADALQYISYYHPKDFVDAMSEAYEREQSAAAKDAIAQILINSRMSAEGKRPLCQDTGIVTTFVKIGMGVKWDKTDMTVQQMVDEGVRRAYTNPDNPLRASIVADPAGSRKNTKDNTPSVVHIDMVPGNHIEVAIAAKGGGSENKAKMVMLNPSDDIAAWVEKTLPTMGAGWCPPGMLGIGIGGTAEKAAVLAKEALMESVDIHELMARGAETSEEKLRLDIFERANNLGIGAQGLGGLTTVLDVKIKSAPTHAASKPVVMIPNCAATRHVHFHLDGTGPADLAPPTLSDWPEITREVGSDVRRVNLDTVTQADIEQWKSGETILLSGKMLTGRDAAHKRIQSLIESGEGLPEGVDFTGKFIYYVGPVDPVGNEVVGPAGPTTATRMDKFTDLMLDKTGLMGMIGKAERGPATVESIKKHKAVYLMAVGGAAYLVSKAIKKSRVVAFADLGMEAIYEFDVQDMPVTVAVDSNGVNAHETGPAIWKVNIANAKA is encoded by the coding sequence ATGTCATCTCACCATGAAACGTCTGAAAATGTAGTGATTAAACAAGCCGACTTTATTGAAAGTGTGGCTGATGCCCTGCAATACATCTCCTATTATCATCCCAAAGATTTTGTGGATGCCATGAGCGAAGCTTATGAGCGTGAGCAAAGTGCGGCGGCGAAGGATGCGATTGCGCAAATTTTGATTAACTCGCGTATGTCTGCCGAAGGTAAACGCCCACTGTGTCAAGACACGGGTATCGTGACCACCTTCGTTAAGATTGGTATGGGGGTTAAGTGGGATAAAACCGATATGACCGTGCAGCAAATGGTCGATGAAGGTGTGCGTCGTGCTTATACCAATCCAGATAACCCACTGCGTGCATCGATTGTGGCTGATCCTGCTGGTAGCCGTAAAAACACCAAAGACAACACGCCATCTGTCGTGCATATCGATATGGTGCCAGGTAATCATATTGAAGTTGCTATCGCGGCCAAGGGCGGCGGCAGTGAAAACAAAGCCAAGATGGTGATGTTAAACCCATCTGACGATATCGCCGCTTGGGTTGAAAAAACGCTGCCAACGATGGGTGCGGGCTGGTGTCCTCCAGGTATGCTCGGCATCGGTATTGGCGGCACCGCTGAAAAAGCCGCGGTGCTGGCGAAAGAAGCCCTGATGGAAAGCGTGGATATCCATGAGTTAATGGCGCGCGGTGCAGAAACCAGCGAAGAAAAACTGCGTTTAGACATTTTCGAGCGTGCTAACAACCTCGGTATTGGTGCACAGGGTCTTGGCGGTTTAACCACAGTGTTAGACGTGAAAATCAAATCAGCACCTACTCATGCAGCATCAAAGCCTGTGGTGATGATCCCGAATTGCGCGGCAACTCGCCACGTACACTTCCATTTAGATGGTACGGGCCCTGCTGATCTTGCGCCGCCGACACTCAGCGACTGGCCAGAAATCACCCGCGAAGTGGGTAGCGACGTGCGCCGTGTTAACTTAGACACAGTCACTCAAGCCGATATTGAGCAATGGAAGAGCGGTGAAACCATTCTGTTAAGCGGTAAAATGCTCACCGGCCGTGATGCTGCCCATAAGCGTATCCAAAGCCTGATTGAAAGCGGCGAAGGTTTACCAGAAGGCGTGGACTTTACTGGCAAGTTTATCTACTACGTGGGCCCAGTTGACCCAGTCGGTAACGAAGTCGTGGGTCCTGCAGGTCCAACAACCGCGACCCGTATGGACAAGTTCACCGATCTGATGCTAGATAAAACTGGCCTGATGGGCATGATTGGTAAGGCTGAACGTGGTCCAGCGACTGTTGAGTCTATCAAGAAGCACAAAGCTGTGTACCTGATGGCAGTGGGCGGCGCGGCTTACTTAGTGTCGAAAGCCATTAAGAAATCCCGCGTGGTGGCGTTTGCCGACTTAGGTATGGAAGCGATTTACGAGTTTGACGTACAAGATATGCCAGTGACTGTAGCGGTAGACTCAAACGGCGTGAATGCCCATGAAACTGGCCCTGCGATTTGGAAAGTGAATATCGCTAACGCCAAAGCTTAA
- a CDS encoding dipeptidyl-peptidase 5, with translation MKIAPLLLALGAAGLACSAHAADPKPFTVQQLVKLNKLHSAAVSHDGTKLVYGLKTVNDKGEASSDLYILDLTQADAKPMQITSAAGTEHDVSFANDDKSIYFLASRSGSSQLFQLPLTGGEAQQVSDLPLDIDGYKLSNDGKQIVLSMRVFPECKDLACSKDKFKAEEDRKSTGREYKQLMVRHWDTWEDHARNHLFVGALNGEKLTKVVDITQGLDTETPPKPFSGMEEVTFTPDGKYVVYSAKAPSKDQAWTTNYDLWQVSVNGGKATNLTADNIAWDAQPTFSSDGRYMAYLAMTKPGFEADRYRIMLRDTSTGQSKEVAPLWDRSPSSLMFAPDNRTLYVTAQDIGQVSIFKVNTQFGDVQSVYSDGSNSLIAIADDQLIFDSKTLVEPGDLYRINTDGQGLKRLTAVNKDKLAEIKFGEFQQFSFKGWNNEDVYGYWIKPANYQEGKKYPIAYLVHGGPQGSFGNAFSGRWNAQLWAGAGYGVVMVDFHGSTGYGQAFTDSISQDWGGKPLEDLQKGLAAVSQQQKWLDPQNACALGGSYGGYMMNWIQGNWNDGFKCLVNHAGLFDMRSMYYVTEEVWFPEHEFGGTYSDNKALYEKFNPVNYVENWKTPMLVIHGEKDFRVPYGQGLASFSYMQRKGIPSELLIFPDENHWILKPENLEQWYANVFRWMDSWTKK, from the coding sequence ATGAAAATAGCTCCTCTCCTATTGGCGCTTGGCGCGGCTGGTTTGGCCTGTTCAGCCCACGCGGCCGATCCTAAGCCTTTTACTGTGCAACAGCTGGTTAAACTCAACAAATTGCATTCAGCCGCGGTGTCCCACGACGGCACAAAATTGGTCTACGGTCTGAAAACCGTTAATGACAAGGGAGAGGCGAGCTCAGATTTATATATTCTCGATTTGACGCAAGCGGACGCGAAACCGATGCAGATCACTTCTGCTGCGGGTACTGAGCACGATGTCAGCTTCGCAAACGATGACAAATCGATTTATTTCCTCGCCAGCCGCAGTGGTTCAAGCCAACTGTTCCAACTGCCATTAACGGGCGGTGAAGCGCAGCAAGTTTCTGATCTGCCATTGGATATTGATGGTTACAAACTCTCTAACGATGGTAAGCAAATCGTGCTCAGCATGCGCGTCTTCCCAGAGTGTAAAGACTTAGCGTGCTCAAAAGACAAATTTAAGGCTGAAGAAGATCGTAAATCGACGGGCCGTGAATACAAGCAGTTGATGGTACGTCACTGGGATACCTGGGAAGATCATGCCCGTAACCACTTATTTGTGGGTGCCCTTAACGGCGAGAAGCTGACTAAAGTGGTGGACATCACCCAAGGTTTAGACACAGAAACTCCACCTAAGCCATTCTCAGGCATGGAAGAAGTGACCTTCACTCCTGATGGCAAATATGTGGTGTACAGCGCCAAAGCGCCAAGCAAAGATCAAGCTTGGACGACAAACTACGATCTGTGGCAGGTGAGTGTGAACGGTGGCAAAGCCACTAACTTAACCGCCGATAACATCGCCTGGGACGCCCAGCCAACATTCTCAAGCGATGGTCGCTATATGGCGTACCTCGCGATGACTAAACCCGGCTTCGAAGCTGACCGTTACCGCATTATGCTGCGTGATACCAGCACTGGACAGTCGAAGGAAGTGGCACCACTGTGGGACAGAAGCCCAAGCTCGCTGATGTTTGCACCGGACAACCGTACTCTGTATGTGACGGCACAAGACATTGGTCAAGTCTCTATTTTCAAAGTGAATACTCAGTTTGGTGATGTGCAGTCTGTCTACAGCGACGGCAGCAATAGCCTGATTGCGATCGCCGACGATCAACTGATCTTCGACAGCAAAACCTTAGTTGAGCCGGGCGATCTGTACCGCATCAACACCGACGGTCAAGGTCTGAAACGTCTGACTGCAGTCAACAAAGACAAACTGGCCGAAATCAAATTCGGTGAATTCCAACAATTTAGCTTTAAGGGTTGGAACAACGAAGATGTTTACGGTTACTGGATCAAACCTGCTAACTACCAAGAAGGCAAAAAGTATCCGATTGCATACCTCGTCCACGGTGGTCCACAAGGTTCATTTGGTAACGCTTTCAGTGGTCGCTGGAACGCCCAGTTATGGGCAGGCGCGGGTTATGGTGTTGTGATGGTGGACTTCCACGGTTCAACCGGTTACGGCCAAGCCTTTACCGATTCTATCAGCCAAGATTGGGGCGGTAAGCCATTAGAAGACTTACAAAAAGGTCTGGCCGCGGTGAGCCAACAACAAAAATGGCTCGATCCACAAAATGCCTGTGCCTTGGGTGGCTCTTACGGCGGCTACATGATGAACTGGATCCAAGGCAACTGGAACGATGGCTTTAAGTGCCTCGTTAACCACGCGGGTCTGTTCGATATGCGCTCTATGTACTATGTGACCGAAGAAGTATGGTTCCCAGAGCATGAGTTTGGCGGCACTTACTCAGATAACAAAGCCTTATATGAGAAGTTCAACCCAGTAAACTATGTGGAAAACTGGAAGACGCCAATGCTGGTTATCCATGGCGAGAAGGACTTCCGCGTGCCTTATGGTCAAGGTTTAGCCTCATTTAGCTATATGCAACGCAAGGGAATTCCATCAGAGCTGCTGATTTTCCCTGATGAAAACCACTGGATCTTAAAGCCAGAAAACCTCGAACAATGGTACGCGAACGTGTTCCGTTGGATGGACAGCTGGACGAAAAAGTAA
- a CDS encoding GNAT family N-acetyltransferase yields the protein MLIRAATTTDIEAISELITQLTRVYIAPTCTYVGAETLVNAQSVESVAHYFALGYQYHVAINETGELVGVVGMKDNSHLYHLFVADIAKGQGLSRQLWELAKAECLAKGNPGTFTVNSAVNALPIYQHFGFVAQGDIRERGGIRDIPMQLVL from the coding sequence ATGCTGATCAGAGCCGCGACTACAACAGATATTGAGGCGATAAGCGAATTAATCACGCAGCTTACACGAGTTTATATCGCTCCCACGTGCACTTATGTGGGCGCAGAAACCTTAGTCAATGCCCAGTCGGTTGAGTCAGTGGCTCATTATTTTGCCTTAGGTTATCAATATCATGTTGCAATTAATGAGACTGGCGAACTTGTCGGTGTGGTGGGGATGAAGGATAACAGTCATCTTTATCATTTATTTGTGGCGGATATTGCCAAGGGGCAAGGCCTGTCGCGTCAGCTGTGGGAGCTTGCTAAAGCTGAGTGTCTTGCTAAGGGAAATCCAGGCACTTTTACCGTTAACTCGGCGGTGAATGCGCTGCCTATTTATCAGCACTTTGGCTTTGTTGCACAAGGTGATATTCGCGAGCGCGGTGGGATCCGCGATATTCCGATGCAACTCGTGCTTTGA
- a CDS encoding M14 family metallopeptidase, whose product MANVSFYPIGTVGEKWGDAEKAAWFGNTQIKRSYQDNVVTPLKAMESQLAEIGLSVVQYGALSIDSARYPLFAVKSATFDPNKKTVLVTGGVHGYETSGVHGALAFLANNVAYYAERVNLVVAVCVSPWGYETINRWNPKAIDPNRSFYADSPAEESAALMALVASVPQGFDVHVDLHETTDSDEDEFRPALAARDGKDFIPGTIPDGFYAVGDTENPQDAFQKAIIDGVSKVTHIAPADEKGEIIGSTVVQHGVINYPLKALGLCSSVTGCIYNTTTEVYPDSPSATPAECNLAQVAAITSAIDYVLALN is encoded by the coding sequence ATGGCGAATGTGAGTTTTTACCCAATCGGGACTGTCGGTGAAAAATGGGGCGATGCCGAAAAGGCCGCATGGTTTGGTAACACGCAAATTAAGCGTTCATACCAAGACAATGTTGTCACGCCATTAAAGGCGATGGAGTCACAACTGGCCGAAATAGGGCTGAGTGTGGTGCAATATGGCGCCTTATCGATTGATTCTGCGCGTTATCCCTTGTTTGCGGTTAAATCTGCTACGTTCGATCCGAACAAGAAAACCGTCTTAGTCACAGGTGGCGTACACGGCTACGAAACCAGCGGCGTGCATGGCGCCTTGGCTTTTTTGGCTAACAACGTGGCTTACTATGCTGAGCGCGTAAACTTAGTGGTGGCAGTGTGTGTAAGCCCTTGGGGTTATGAGACCATTAATCGCTGGAACCCGAAAGCTATCGATCCAAACCGCTCGTTTTATGCCGATAGCCCGGCTGAAGAGTCGGCAGCATTGATGGCACTGGTGGCAAGTGTCCCACAAGGTTTTGATGTCCATGTGGATTTACATGAAACCACCGACTCGGATGAAGATGAATTTCGTCCAGCCTTGGCCGCGCGTGATGGCAAAGACTTTATCCCCGGCACCATTCCAGATGGTTTTTATGCCGTAGGCGATACCGAAAATCCACAGGATGCCTTCCAAAAGGCGATTATCGACGGGGTAAGCAAAGTTACCCACATCGCTCCCGCTGATGAAAAGGGCGAGATTATCGGCTCGACAGTGGTGCAACACGGGGTGATCAATTACCCATTGAAAGCACTAGGTTTATGCAGCAGTGTGACGGGTTGTATTTATAACACCACCACAGAAGTGTATCCCGACAGTCCATCGGCCACGCCCGCAGAGTGCAATCTAGCCCAAGTCGCAGCAATCACCAGTGCCATCGACTATGTGTTAGCGTTGAACTAG
- a CDS encoding L-serine ammonia-lyase yields the protein MISVFDMFKIGIGPSSSHTVGPMKAGKIFMQHLADSGQIAQVDELRAELFGSLGQTGKGHGTGKAVILGLMGEDPETVDTDSIDGILEQVSKNETLTLSCGKVVKFTREDGITYHRRKTLPAHANAMTLYAYSKGECIFERTYYSVGGGFILDEDEIHQRNASPASQIESAPYDFNSSAQLLDLCTEHGLSISSLMMANELSLASEEEVKAKLWNIWQTMKTCIERGYQKEGILPGGLKLRRRAPALYRRLKAEGRNNVDPLTAMDWVDLFALSVNEQNAAGDRVVTAPTNGAAGIIPAVLCYYDTFVQEVDIDVCARYLLTAAAIGILYKKNASISGAEVGCQGEVGVACSMAAGALTEIMGGTVEHVENAAEIGMEHNLGLTCDPVGGLVQVPCIERNAMGAIKAINASRMALRGDGNHKVSLDKVIKTMMDTGKDMRSKYKETAKGGLAVNIVEC from the coding sequence ATGATTAGCGTATTCGATATGTTCAAGATCGGCATTGGCCCTTCGAGTTCACACACTGTTGGCCCAATGAAAGCGGGCAAAATTTTTATGCAGCACCTTGCTGATTCGGGCCAGATTGCCCAAGTGGATGAATTAAGAGCAGAACTGTTTGGCTCACTCGGTCAAACCGGTAAAGGCCACGGCACGGGTAAAGCCGTTATTTTAGGCTTAATGGGTGAAGATCCTGAAACCGTCGACACCGACAGCATCGATGGCATTCTTGAGCAAGTTTCTAAAAACGAGACCCTCACCCTCAGCTGCGGCAAAGTAGTCAAGTTTACCCGTGAAGACGGCATTACCTACCACAGACGTAAAACGCTCCCTGCCCATGCCAACGCCATGACACTGTATGCCTACAGCAAAGGCGAATGTATTTTTGAGCGCACTTACTACTCTGTCGGTGGCGGATTTATCTTAGACGAAGATGAAATCCATCAACGCAATGCCTCACCAGCATCACAAATTGAATCTGCACCTTACGATTTTAATAGCAGTGCCCAATTACTGGATTTATGTACTGAGCATGGCCTGAGCATTTCTTCCCTGATGATGGCCAACGAGCTTAGCCTCGCCAGCGAAGAAGAAGTCAAAGCAAAACTGTGGAATATCTGGCAAACCATGAAAACCTGTATCGAACGGGGTTATCAGAAGGAAGGTATTCTGCCTGGCGGTTTAAAGCTGCGCCGCCGCGCACCTGCACTCTATCGTCGTCTCAAAGCCGAAGGCCGTAACAACGTCGATCCGTTAACCGCAATGGATTGGGTCGATTTATTCGCCCTCTCGGTGAACGAGCAAAACGCTGCCGGCGATCGCGTTGTCACCGCACCAACAAACGGCGCCGCGGGCATTATCCCTGCCGTGTTGTGCTACTACGATACCTTCGTGCAAGAAGTCGATATCGATGTTTGCGCCCGTTACCTGTTAACCGCTGCTGCGATTGGTATTTTGTACAAGAAAAATGCCTCGATTTCGGGCGCGGAAGTCGGCTGTCAGGGCGAAGTTGGTGTAGCCTGTTCAATGGCGGCGGGCGCATTGACCGAGATCATGGGCGGCACAGTCGAACATGTTGAAAACGCGGCCGAAATTGGCATGGAACATAACCTAGGCTTGACCTGCGATCCCGTAGGCGGCCTAGTACAAGTTCCTTGTATTGAACGTAATGCGATGGGTGCAATCAAGGCCATTAACGCATCACGCATGGCGCTGCGCGGCGACGGTAACCACAAGGTATCACTGGATAAAGTGATTAAAACTATGATGGATACAGGTAAAGATATGCGCAGTAAATACAAAGAAACCGCCAAAGGCGGCCTCGCAGTGAACATTGTTGAGTGTTAA